One region of bacterium genomic DNA includes:
- a CDS encoding RNA-binding S4 domain-containing protein translates to MRLDVFLKASSIAKRRAFAKELCDQGCVKVNGNVAKAGRAVQVGDHIEISKRGHLKTLKVLELPAKSFNKTRANECYEVLEESNDNLASQGHP, encoded by the coding sequence ATGCGCCTTGACGTATTCTTAAAAGCTAGCTCGATCGCTAAGCGCCGCGCGTTTGCCAAGGAGCTATGCGACCAGGGCTGTGTGAAAGTCAACGGCAACGTCGCCAAGGCAGGGCGAGCCGTGCAAGTTGGAGACCATATCGAGATAAGCAAGCGGGGACATCTTAAAACGCTCAAGGTGCTCGAGCTGCCTGCAAAATCGTTCAATAAAACGCGAGCAAACGAATGCTATGAAGTGCTGGAGGAATCTAATGACAATCTAGCTTCGCAGGGACACCCGTGA
- a CDS encoding peptidyl-prolyl cis-trans isomerase has product MHERFSSRRLALFGCAVYLLLAAIETGCTSERPVAKPPRLVAQFGSGVITRDEFLSGFAKANYREARTYLEDMALQKVIMQEAKQSGISFTHAELADYVQELKKAYGLGQFDEYLAQSGLSYAEWLNQAKADLIRSNLIDTNVTEKIEVSDDELGEYYANHSSDFRVPRQVKARQILVQNDETAKQILRLLSRRKRSFESLAAEYSVAPEAAQGGDLGWVKRGDLPVELQTPIFELSEGEDSKVVHTSFGYHIFKVEKIKKSRIPPFDEVKDKVRAKVFAQKAKVRYDEWVKELKMKWRVKLFPEEIV; this is encoded by the coding sequence ATGCACGAGCGGTTTAGCAGTCGCAGACTTGCGCTCTTTGGTTGCGCAGTATATTTGCTTCTTGCTGCGATTGAGACAGGCTGCACAAGTGAGAGGCCGGTCGCCAAGCCGCCGAGGCTGGTGGCGCAGTTCGGCTCGGGCGTGATAACTAGGGATGAGTTCCTGTCTGGTTTCGCCAAAGCCAACTACCGCGAGGCGAGGACTTACCTGGAGGACATGGCCTTGCAGAAGGTGATTATGCAAGAGGCGAAACAAAGCGGGATCAGCTTCACTCATGCTGAGCTGGCTGACTACGTCCAGGAGCTGAAGAAGGCTTACGGTTTGGGGCAGTTTGACGAGTATCTTGCGCAGAGTGGCCTCAGCTATGCCGAGTGGCTCAATCAGGCCAAGGCAGACCTGATTCGGTCGAATCTGATCGACACCAATGTAACTGAAAAGATCGAGGTGTCGGATGATGAGCTGGGCGAGTATTACGCAAACCACAGCTCGGATTTCCGGGTGCCTCGCCAGGTTAAGGCGCGTCAGATTCTCGTGCAGAATGACGAGACCGCTAAGCAGATACTTCGGCTGCTATCCCGCCGAAAGCGGAGCTTTGAAAGCCTGGCCGCTGAGTATTCGGTGGCGCCTGAGGCGGCGCAAGGGGGCGACCTAGGGTGGGTCAAACGAGGCGATCTGCCGGTCGAGCTCCAGACGCCGATATTTGAGCTTTCAGAGGGTGAGGATAGCAAGGTTGTGCACACTTCCTTTGGCTACCACATTTTTAAGGTGGAAAAGATAAAAAAGTCGCGAATTCCTCCCTTTGATGAGGTGAAGGACAAGGTGAGAGCAAAGGTCTTTGCCCAAAAAGCGAAAGTTCGGTATGATGAATGGGTGAAGGAGCTTAAGATGAAGTGGAGGGTCAAGCTTTTTCCGGAGGAGATTGTGTAG
- a CDS encoding aspartate-semialdehyde dehydrogenase: MKQFNVAVVGATGLVGKEVLAVLEQRDLPIRKIIPLATEESVGTIMEFAGEPHVVGRLDSDAFEDVDFAIFTATCEVSEKFAPVAAKSGAVVIDNSAHFRMAPNVPLVIPEINGNLARRHDGIIANPNCSTIQLLMVLHPINVEFGVKRAIVSTYQSVSGSGKRALDELAAQSLAMLTLKEPVVKEYPYRIAFNLLPQIGDFDEQGYSVEERKLVDETAKILGQPNILISPTCIRVPVFHCHSQSLNISLKSRASRKDVRDALSAFPGLKVVDGVLTARVGDSEGDENDYPLPSECSEQDEVFVGRIRLDDTVEFGVNLWSVMDNLRKGAALNAVQILELLI, translated from the coding sequence ATGAAACAGTTCAACGTGGCGGTCGTGGGGGCGACGGGCCTGGTGGGCAAGGAAGTCCTTGCAGTCCTTGAGCAAAGAGACCTCCCTATTCGCAAAATCATCCCGCTTGCAACCGAGGAGTCGGTCGGCACAATAATGGAGTTCGCTGGGGAACCTCACGTGGTTGGCCGGCTTGACAGCGACGCGTTTGAGGACGTCGATTTCGCTATCTTCACCGCAACTTGCGAGGTGAGCGAGAAGTTCGCTCCTGTCGCGGCCAAATCCGGCGCAGTCGTTATCGACAACAGCGCCCACTTCAGGATGGCCCCGAACGTCCCTCTCGTCATCCCTGAGATAAACGGCAACCTCGCCCGCCGCCATGACGGCATCATCGCAAACCCCAACTGCTCAACAATCCAGCTTCTAATGGTCCTTCACCCCATCAACGTCGAGTTCGGTGTCAAAAGGGCCATCGTTTCAACATATCAGTCGGTCTCAGGCTCCGGCAAGAGGGCGCTGGACGAACTCGCCGCCCAGTCGCTGGCCATGCTCACGCTCAAGGAGCCTGTGGTCAAGGAATACCCCTACCGAATCGCATTCAACCTACTGCCTCAGATCGGCGACTTCGACGAGCAGGGCTATTCCGTGGAGGAGCGAAAGCTCGTGGACGAGACGGCAAAGATACTCGGCCAGCCAAACATCCTTATCTCACCTACCTGCATCAGGGTGCCCGTCTTCCACTGCCACTCGCAGTCCCTCAATATCTCCCTGAAATCACGCGCCTCGCGCAAAGATGTCCGGGACGCCCTCTCCGCCTTCCCCGGACTCAAGGTTGTGGACGGTGTGCTAACCGCACGGGTCGGCGATTCGGAAGGCGACGAAAATGACTACCCGCTTCCCTCGGAATGCAGCGAGCAGGACGAGGTCTTCGTCGGCAGGATCAGGCTGGACGACACCGTCGAGTTCGGCGTCAACCTCTGGTCAGTCATGGACAATCTCCGCAAGGGCGCCGCCCTCAACGCAGTCCAGATATTGGAGCTGTTGATCTAA
- a CDS encoding phosphatidylserine decarboxylase family protein: MRSRQTVHFPIAIEGLPYVLLILAVSIVLALLNLHIVAALAFVASVFVAAFFRDPNREVQAKDEHVVSPADGKVIAVSEVAPSHAGDKPGTKVCIFMSLFNCHINRSPITGGVTSVQHTPGRFLAAFNQRASEVNERTNIELVDTLGDTFSCVQVAGIVARRIVCRIKQGDRVRAGQRIGMIKFGSRVDVLVPSTYEVLVKAGDRVKAGVDAIGRRRVLTQEHVTG; this comes from the coding sequence ATGAGATCGAGACAAACAGTGCATTTTCCCATAGCCATAGAGGGTCTGCCCTACGTTCTGCTTATTCTGGCGGTGTCGATTGTGCTCGCCTTGCTCAACCTGCATATCGTTGCCGCTCTTGCTTTCGTGGCTTCTGTTTTTGTTGCGGCTTTCTTTCGCGACCCAAATCGAGAGGTTCAGGCCAAAGATGAGCATGTTGTATCTCCCGCGGACGGCAAGGTAATTGCGGTTAGCGAGGTGGCGCCGTCGCATGCTGGCGACAAACCTGGCACAAAAGTGTGCATATTCATGTCGCTGTTCAATTGCCACATCAACCGCTCACCGATCACTGGAGGCGTAACGAGCGTGCAGCACACGCCCGGCCGGTTCCTTGCCGCGTTCAATCAGCGCGCAAGTGAGGTCAACGAACGAACAAACATCGAGCTCGTTGACACCCTTGGCGACACATTTTCATGCGTGCAGGTTGCCGGCATCGTGGCGAGGCGCATCGTGTGCCGAATCAAGCAAGGAGACCGGGTCCGAGCCGGGCAGAGGATAGGGATGATCAAGTTCGGCTCTCGTGTTGATGTTCTCGTCCCCTCGACGTATGAGGTTTTGGTCAAGGCGGGCGACAGGGTCAAGGCGGGGGTGGACGCAATAGGCAGGCGGCGCGTGCTCACCCAAGAGCACGTGACTGGATAA
- a CDS encoding DUF465 domain-containing protein, translated as MNMDDTSLREALRAESESFRKLEEMHSSLDKKLVALSESSDHSLENEMEEKRLKKLKLKVKDEMYQTMRQFAEEQKSAS; from the coding sequence ATGAACATGGACGATACATCACTTCGGGAAGCTTTGAGAGCCGAGTCAGAGAGTTTCCGGAAGCTCGAGGAGATGCACAGTTCGCTGGACAAGAAACTGGTCGCTCTGTCCGAGAGTTCAGACCATTCACTGGAAAATGAAATGGAAGAGAAACGGCTCAAGAAGTTGAAGCTGAAGGTCAAAGATGAGATGTATCAGACGATGAGACAGTTCGCAGAGGAGCAGAAGAGCGCCTCGTAG
- the pssA gene encoding CDP-diacylglycerol--serine O-phosphatidyltransferase produces the protein MAARRITSSGRRTKREQRPSQQEPRRRRIKIRISLLPGILTTANVLCGFYAVMWAMKGRFFAASVAIVVAAVVDTFDGRVARLTKTTSEFGVEFDSMADVISFGVAPVILAYHWALSSFGRAGGVVAFAYLICAVLRLARFNTRCKTAEPKFFLGLPTPAAGLVVATSVLLADGEPVGTFLKVLFLIVFVCVSYLMISNVKYRSFKEFDFAKMHPFGTMILVVAGVIVLASFPGTMPFILAFGYLVLGLVETSMIKRRERRGALEQQEVP, from the coding sequence ATGGCGGCGCGGCGCATAACGAGTTCTGGACGACGCACTAAACGTGAGCAACGTCCGTCGCAGCAGGAGCCGAGGCGTAGGAGAATCAAGATACGCATCAGCTTGCTGCCCGGCATTCTAACCACGGCGAACGTGCTGTGCGGCTTCTATGCTGTAATGTGGGCGATGAAGGGCAGGTTCTTTGCCGCCTCGGTCGCAATTGTCGTCGCCGCCGTGGTTGACACCTTTGATGGCCGAGTCGCAAGGCTCACCAAGACAACGAGTGAGTTCGGAGTCGAGTTCGACTCGATGGCCGATGTTATCTCATTCGGTGTTGCACCGGTCATTCTTGCCTATCACTGGGCCCTATCGAGTTTTGGCAGAGCCGGCGGGGTGGTTGCGTTCGCCTACCTGATCTGCGCCGTGTTGAGGCTGGCGCGGTTCAACACTCGGTGCAAGACCGCCGAGCCCAAGTTCTTCCTAGGGCTGCCGACTCCGGCCGCGGGGCTTGTGGTAGCAACGTCCGTTCTGCTCGCAGATGGTGAGCCGGTCGGGACTTTCCTGAAGGTTCTATTTCTCATCGTGTTTGTCTGCGTGTCCTATCTCATGATCTCGAACGTCAAATACCGTTCCTTCAAGGAGTTCGACTTCGCCAAGATGCACCCGTTCGGGACCATGATACTTGTCGTCGCGGGTGTGATAGTCCTCGCCTCGTTCCCCGGAACGATGCCCTTCATTCTCGCCTTCGGATACCTCGTTTTGGGACTGGTTGAGACGTCCATGATAAAAAGACGCGAACGGCGCGGGGCACTCGAGCAACAAGAGGTCCCATGA
- a CDS encoding SurA N-terminal domain-containing protein produces the protein MLGRGLMRSLVCLSVLLAVLVLAMLQGVAFAKESPERELADRIVAIVNSEVVTQYELVRALSSDDKYRSLKKQPRSSQRAESLMQREREVLNLLIDRRLIVSEARRMGVSPGEALIQKRIDHTMKRLGAGSTEKFERMLAEEGLTLPSLKALFEDEYMEQAILDGKVRSLIDISEEQIIAYTEKNKDIIASSERVNFAQILFRVADFEDASQVAAAKSAAERALMRLQMGDPFDKVCQSVKDALKSCEGLGFLGRDEMFPSLSRVLFGMKVGDVSGIIKSPMGFHIVRLLGRQGGDAAMTPKLKQQIREQLYAQQFESRYDAFIKGLRAKSYVRVMLDAP, from the coding sequence GTGCTCGGGCGAGGGCTGATGCGTTCCCTAGTCTGCCTATCGGTGCTGCTGGCGGTGCTGGTTCTAGCGATGCTGCAAGGGGTTGCTTTCGCAAAAGAGTCGCCAGAACGGGAGCTCGCCGACAGGATCGTCGCGATAGTCAACAGTGAGGTCGTTACCCAATACGAGCTTGTGCGGGCTCTATCCTCCGACGACAAGTATCGGTCCCTTAAGAAGCAACCACGCTCAAGCCAAAGAGCGGAGAGCCTTATGCAGCGAGAACGTGAGGTTCTTAACCTTCTAATCGATAGACGTCTGATCGTCTCCGAGGCGAGGCGAATGGGGGTCTCCCCGGGCGAGGCGCTCATCCAGAAGAGAATCGACCACACGATGAAGAGGCTCGGCGCCGGGTCAACCGAGAAGTTTGAGCGGATGCTGGCTGAAGAGGGTCTCACGCTCCCATCACTGAAGGCCCTGTTTGAGGATGAATATATGGAGCAGGCCATACTCGACGGCAAGGTGCGCTCACTGATCGACATCTCGGAGGAGCAGATCATTGCCTACACCGAGAAGAACAAGGACATTATCGCCTCGTCGGAGCGGGTCAATTTTGCCCAGATACTGTTTAGGGTTGCTGATTTCGAGGATGCGTCCCAGGTCGCGGCCGCCAAGTCGGCCGCTGAGCGTGCGCTGATGCGGCTTCAGATGGGCGATCCGTTCGACAAGGTGTGTCAATCCGTTAAGGATGCGCTCAAGAGCTGTGAAGGGTTGGGGTTCCTGGGCAGGGACGAGATGTTTCCCTCGCTCTCGAGAGTTTTGTTTGGGATGAAAGTCGGCGACGTGAGCGGCATCATCAAGAGCCCCATGGGGTTTCATATCGTCCGGCTCCTTGGCAGGCAGGGCGGAGATGCTGCGATGACCCCCAAACTGAAGCAGCAGATACGAGAACAGCTTTACGCACAGCAGTTCGAGAGTCGCTACGACGCCTTCATCAAAGGACTTAGGGCCAAAAGCTACGTGAGGGTTATGCTCGATGCGCCTTGA